In one window of Microbacterium profundi DNA:
- a CDS encoding TnsA-like heteromeric transposase endonuclease subunit — protein sequence MTTKTTDGLLRPANVRADSLVVREPIDGVRRFTARDALTTVDLVRGAQWSKPRRDHWQRNRPGMYFFASTRRHVSYESLEEHSLLLILDHSQTVAAILAQPFKLFFIRNGERLNHVPDDLSVHHDGEQCVWDVRPYDRIDGSLTRKAALTREFCRDAGFTYRVFDGISKITRGSLEFLHAYSDARRYAPDPAAAESLRDVFEGGSTLRLAISMLDASPREVRMWVYHMLWMRTLSFDHDRPLSDARVLEWQEA from the coding sequence ATGACGACCAAGACGACTGATGGCCTCCTGCGGCCAGCAAATGTGCGAGCGGACTCGCTAGTCGTGCGCGAACCCATTGACGGTGTACGGAGATTCACTGCGCGCGACGCCCTGACAACAGTTGACTTGGTGCGCGGCGCGCAGTGGAGCAAGCCGAGACGAGATCACTGGCAGAGGAATCGTCCAGGGATGTACTTCTTCGCGAGCACCCGTCGCCATGTGTCCTACGAGTCGCTTGAGGAGCACTCGCTTCTTCTCATACTCGACCACTCCCAGACGGTCGCTGCAATCCTTGCTCAGCCGTTCAAGCTGTTCTTCATCCGAAATGGCGAGCGATTGAACCACGTACCTGACGATCTATCCGTCCATCACGACGGCGAGCAGTGCGTGTGGGACGTGCGGCCCTATGACCGCATCGACGGAAGCCTCACGCGTAAGGCGGCGCTCACTCGCGAGTTCTGTCGTGACGCCGGATTCACCTACCGGGTGTTCGATGGCATCTCCAAGATCACGAGGGGGAGCCTGGAGTTTCTGCACGCTTACTCGGACGCCAGGCGGTACGCGCCAGATCCCGCTGCTGCTGAGAGCCTCCGCGACGTATTCGAGGGCGGCTCGACGCTCCGCCTCGCCATCAGCATGCTTGACGCGTCGCCGCGTGAGGTGCGCATGTGGGTGTACCACATGCTCTGGATGCGAACGCTGTCCTTCGACCATGACCGGCCGCTCTCGGACGCCCGCGTGCTCGAGT